A genome region from Populus alba chromosome 3, ASM523922v2, whole genome shotgun sequence includes the following:
- the LOC140955403 gene encoding uncharacterized protein, whose translation MTSQESKLINIDRIVTCKVKIGSGDLVQVTGKSIQVVKTQHGKRYINEVLFVLGLDENLLSVGQMMEHGYYILFGGNKAVIIDDENLNNVVAEVVMGGNRCCVLGKHHREKFDKEQAWRASYPLELIHIGMCGPMQNESIGGNKYFITFIDDFSRMCLVYFLKNKSDTLNVFKKFKALVELQNGYKLKKIRSDKGGEYSSNEFQDFYANLGMEKQLIGRKGSFVGYESCEKGYRVYNLKSEKIVLSRSVIFNEDKSCSWGKKYMKSVPMPLNLEEDEVEGENSKEQPDATQPDNVGGSHLNSIIRELVENIGSDSSQHSTPSSTLVKLKTLEDIYARCHMCIIEPENYQEAAGDIAWQEAMKEELEMIEKNNTWKLVERPIDKPIIGVKWVFKTKLHLDGTV comes from the exons ATGACATCTCAAGAATCCAAACTAATCAACATTGACAGAATTGTGACTTGCAAAGTTAAGATAGGATCTGGAGATCTAGTACAAGTAACTGGAAAAAGCATTCAAGTGGTGAAGACTCAGCATGGGAAGAGATATATAAATGAAGTGCTATTTGTTCTAGGCTTGGATGAAAACTTATTGAGTGTAGGCCAAATGATGGAGCATGGATATTATATCCTATTTGGGGGTAATAAAGCAGTGATAATTGATGATGAAAACCTCAACAATGTTGTAGCAGAAGTGGTCATGGGAGGAAATCGAT GCTGTGTTTTAGGAAAACATCACAGGGAAAAGTTTGATAAAGAACAAGCATGGAGAGCAAGCTATCCACTAGAGCTGATACATATAGGTATGTGTGGACCAATGCAGAATGAATCAATTGGGGGAAACAAATACTTCATCACATTCATTGATGACTTCTCAAGAATGTGCTTGGTAtactttcttaaaaataaatctgataCACTTAATGTGTTCAAGAAATTCAAAGCCCTTGTTGAACTGCAAAATGGATACAAATTGAAGAAGATAAGGAGTGATAAAGGTGGTGAATACTCCTCAAATGAATTTCAAGACTTCTATGCAAACCTAGGAATGGAGAAGCAGTTAATT GGCCGGAAAGGGAGTTTTGTGGGATATGAAAGCTGTGAAAAGGGGTATAGAGTGTATAATCTGAAATCTGAGAAGATTGTTCTCTCAAGAAGTGTGATCTTTAATGAGGATAAATCATGTAgttggggaaaaaaatatatgaaatcagTGCCAATGCCTCTCAAccttgaagaagatgaagttgAAGGTGAAAACTCTAAAGAACAACCTGATGCAACCCAACCTGATAATGTTGGAGGTTCTCATTTAAACTCCATAATTCGCGAGTTAGTTGAGAATATTGGCAGTGATAGCAGTCAACACTCCACACCTAGTTCTACTCTAGTAAAGTTAAAGACCTTGGAAGATATATATGCAAGGTGTCATATGTGCATCATAGAACCTGAGAATTATCAAGAAGCAGCTGGAGATATAGCTTGGCAAGAAGCTATGAAGGAAGAACTGGAAATGATAGAGAAGAACAATACTTGGAAATTAGTGGAGAGACCAATTGACAAACCTATTATAGGAGTGAAATGGGTGTTCAAAACCAAACTTCATCTGGATGGAACAGTTTAA
- the LOC118044085 gene encoding disease resistance protein RML1B, whose translation MAMFFLFLSIFLFVYLWRFIIRNRHISPSPSTPSTLTTAQPLVIKYDVFLSFRGEDTRVGFTSHLHAALKRKQILTFVDDQHVRGDEIPESLLRTIEEAKLSVIVFSENYASSKWCLEELAKIFERRKNNGQIVIPVFYQVDPSHVRNQTGSFGDAFARLTKKKALTMDKVQSFRDALTDTATLAGWSLGKSEYIATKEMESEFIEKIVGDVLKKFHAMSSSHTTGLFGIDVRVNKVECLLNMESPDVLIVGIWGMGGIGKTTIAQVVCNKVRSRFEGIFVENFRQQSDLQRRFLSQLLGQEILNMGSLSFQDSFVRDRLRRKKVFIVLDDVDNLIRLEEWKDLLDGRNSSFGPGSKVLVTSRDKQVLNNVVDETYEVERLNHEEALRLFSSKALKNCIPTIDHRDLIEHITSHVQGNPLALIVLGSSLYGKSIEEWRSALNKLAQNPQIKNALIISYEGLDSEQKSIFLDIAHFLRRWEKNRATRILDGFDDRPVIFDISTLIDKCLITTTENLLEMHDLLQEMAFNIVRAESNFPGERSRLCHLPDVVHVLEENKVKVTAINCRSFICSKVDVFESIVLFFVYSLFLFIGNSKNKMHLPPTGLEYLSNKLVYLHWYGFPSKSLPPFFCAEHLVELDLCGSKLVKLWTGVQDVGNLRKIKLSYSPYLTELPDLSKAKNLEGLYLVACSSLTEVPSSLQYLDKLEELDLDFCYNLRSFPMLDSKVLKVLLISRCLDVTMCPTISQNMKWLQLEETSIKEVPQSVTGTLELLFLDGCSEMTKFPEISEDIRKLYLSGTAIKEVPSSIQFLTRLYVLDMSGCSKLETLPEITVPMKSLQHLYLSKTGIKEVPSSLIKHMISLITLNLDGTPIKELPLSIKDMVCLEDLTLHGTPIKALPELPPSLKNLSTHDCASLETVISIINIGRLWFRLDFSNCFKLDQKPLIASMLLKIQSGEEIPLGRILMVLPGSEIPEWFGDEGIGSSLTIQLPSNCHQLKGIAFCLVFLLPLPSHDMLYEVIDRSYVHVYFDYHVKSKNCEHDGDDEGVFAFQGSRALSLNLETCDSDHMILRYELELVNHLRQYSGNEVTFKFHHHEVDNRGRKQHLLLETEGAYSTDDDSRLLFPFCLPSVLTGVFAEMKAMAGTIICVCCFRSPRSGFFALLLIEIQSLASNQFCL comes from the exons ATGGCgatgtttttcttgtttctctctatctttttgtttgtttatctcTGGAGATTCATCATACGAAACCGTCATATATCTCCATCGCCATCTACTCCTTCCACCTTAACCACCGCCCAACCACTAGTAATTAAATATGATGTCTTCCTTAGTTTCAGGGGAGAAGACACCCGTGTTGGTTTTACCAGCCACCTCCATGCTGCTCTGAAACGGAAACAAATCCTAACTTTCGTAGATGATCAGCATGTGAGAGGAGATGAGATTCCGGAATCACTTCTGAGAACAATTGAAGAGGCCAAGCTTtctgtgattgttttttctgaAAACTATGCATCCTCCAAATGGTGTTTAGAGGAGCTTGCAAAGATTTTTGAGCgtagaaaaaataatggacAGATAGTTATTCCGGTATTCTACCAGGTTGATCCATCCCATGTAAGAAATCAAACAGGAAGCTTTGGGGATGCATTTGCTAGACTTACAAAGAAGAAAGCTTTGACGATGGACAAAGTGCAGAGCTTCAGAGACGCTTTGACGGATACAGCCACTCTAGCTGGATGGAGCTTAGGGAAGTCTGAGT ATATAGCTACTAAGGA GATGGAGTCtgaatttattgagaaaatCGTTGgagatgttttgaaaaaatttcatGCCATGTCTTCAAGTCACACTACGGGTCTATTTGGAATTGATGTTCGTGTTAACAAAGTTGAGTGCTTGTTAAATATGGAATCTCCAGATGTTCTCATTGTAGGGATATGGGGAATGGGTGGTATCGGTAAGACAACGATTGCTCAAGTTGTGTGCAACAAGGTTCGTTCTCGATTTGAAGGAATCTTTGTTGAAAACTTTAGGCAACAATCTGATTTGCAAAGAAGATTTCTTTCACAGCTGCTTGGCCAAGAAATTCTGAACATGGGCTCCTTGAGTTTTCAAGATTCTTTTGTGAGGGATAGACTTCGTCGCAAAAAGGTTTTTATTGTTCTGGATGATGTGGATAATTTAATACGTTTAGAAGAATGGAAAGATTTGCTTGATGGACGAAACAGTTCATTTGGTCCGGGCAGTAAAGTTCTCGTAACAAGTAGGGACAAGCAAGTGCTTAATAATGTAGTTGATGAGACATACGAGGTTGAGAGGTTGAACCATGAAGAAGCTCTTCGACTCTTTAGCTCAAAAGCCTTGAAGAATTGCATCCCCACAATTGATCATAGAGACTTGATAGAACACATTACAAGTCATGTACAAGGCAATCCGTTGGCTCTTATAGTTTTGGGTTCCTCTCTCTATGGTAAAAGCATCGAAGAATGGCGCAGTGCATTGAATAAACTAGCTCAGAaccctcaaataaaaaatgcgTTGATAATTAGTTATGAAGGGTTGGATTCAGAACAAAAATCCATATTTCTTGACATAGCACATTTCTTGAGAAGATGGGAGAAAAATCGAGCAACAAGAATATTAGATGGCTTTGATGATCGGCCTGTGATTTTTGATATAAGCACGCTCATTGATAAGTGTCTCATAACTACAACTGAAAACTTGCTAGAAATGCATGATTTACTACAAGAAATGGCATTTAACATTGTTCGTGCAGAATCTAATTTTCCTGGCGAACGTAGCAGGTTATGTCACCTACCTGATGTCGTTCATGTATTGGAGGAAAATAAGGTTAAAGTTACAGCCATTAACTGTCGTTCATTTATTTGTTCAAAAGTTGATGTGTTTGAGTCGattgtattgttttttgtttattctttattcttgtttatagGGAACTCAAAAA ATAAAATGCACCTTCCTCCTACTGGCCTCGAATATCTTTCTAATAAGCTGGTATATTTACACTGGTATGGATTCCCTTCAAAATCCTTGCCGCCATTTTTTTGTGCTGAACACCTTGTCGAGCTTGACCTATGCGGAAGCAAGCTTGTAAAACTTTGGACTGGAGTACAG GATGttggaaatttaagaaaaattaaactatcTTACTCTCCATATTTAACGGAATTACCAGATCTATCAAAGGCTAAAAATTTAGAAGGCTTATACCTTGTGGCCTGTTCGAGTTTAACCGAGGTTCCGTCATCTCTTCAATATCTTGACAAGCTGGAAGAACTTGATCTCGATTTTTGCTATAATCTCAGAAGTTTTCCAATGCTTGATTCAAAGGTTCTCAAAGTACTTCTTATAAGTCGGTGCCTAGATGTGACCATGTGTCCAACGATTTCACAAAATATGAAATGGTTACAGTTGGAGGAAACTTCAATCAAAGAAGTTCCACAATCAGTTACTGGCACGTTGGAACTTCTTTTTCTAGATGGTTGCTCAGAGATGACCAAGTTTCCAGAGATTTCAGAGGATATAAGAAAGTTATATCTAAGTGGAACTGCTATTAAAGAGGTGCCCTCATCAATCCAGTTTCTCACAAGACTCTACGTGCTGGATATGAGTGGTTGCTCAAAACTTGAGACCCTCCCAGAAATCACAGTGCCTATGAAATCTTTGCAGCATCTTTACTTGAGTAAAACAGGCATTAAAGAGGTACCCTCATCATTAATTAAGCACATGATATCTTTGATAACTCTAAATTTAGATGGAACTCCTATTAAAGAGCTACCCTTATCTATCAAAGATATGGTATGTTTGGAAGATCTGACTTTGCATGGAACGCCTATTAAAGCGTTACCTGAGCTCCCCCCTTCGCTCAAGAATCTATCAACACATGACTGTGCATCACTAGAAACCGTGATATCAATCATCAATATCGGCAGATTATGGTTTAGATTGGATTTTTCAAATTGCTTCAAATTGGATCAGAAACCACTAATAGCATCAATGCTTTTGAAAATTCAG TCCGGAGAGGAGATCCCACTTGGCAGAATTCTAATGGTTCTACCGGGGAGTGAAATTCCAGAATGGTTTGGTGACGAAGGAATTGGATCTTCACTCACCATACAGTTGCCCTCAAATTGTCATCAGCTCAAGGGAATTGCTTTCTGCCTTGTCTTTCTACTCCCTCTTCCCTCCCATGACATGCTTTACGAAGTCATTGATCGTTCTTATGTTCATGTATATTTTGATTACCATGTTAAGAGTAAAAACTGCGAgcatgatggtgatgatgaaggCGTCTTCGCTTTCCAGGGAAGCCGTGCTCTATCACTTAACTTGGAGACATGTGACTCAGATCACATGATTCTACGCTACGAGCTCGAATTGGTAAATCATTTACGTCAATATTCTGGCAATGAAGTAACATTTAAATTCCACCACCATGAAGTGGACAACAGGGGGAGGAAG